From the genome of Epinephelus lanceolatus isolate andai-2023 chromosome 23, ASM4190304v1, whole genome shotgun sequence, one region includes:
- the rad51ap1 gene encoding RAD51-associated protein 1 isoform X1, translated as MDRPSRKTKVVSYAEAKDFDDDEDFACVKAPPSKKPRESVKQEHKKSSSKSSSQESNSQSTLSQKNRKPLDVKLYERDLEAAITLSLLNNADGIMDQPLISKGDVKVQVLADENTDPASVYLSNCSVDLTVLGLDEITSESPARSKERKAATKATEEQKKQLTDEDEDYKPKLTPDSESDEDFSEASESEDEEFTVRKVSKAKKLEKVTKNEKTKPPPASKKEKQPSKASKSKSQAAAAPTPGRSPPTAKIAPKRPATSSTVPTSRPAVSVSPAGGRIPKWNPPAQVGKSPTSSGPAVKSPGQGLRLGLSRLVRVKPLHPSVASH; from the exons ATGGACCGACCATCAAG gaagacaAAGGTTGTGAGTTACGCTGAGGCAAAGGACTTTGATGATG ATGAGGATTTTGCCTGCGTGAAGGCTCCACCCAGCAAAAAGCCCAGGGAGAGTGTGAAACAGGAGCACAAGAAATCATCAAGCAAGTCCTCCAGTCAGGAGTCCAACTCACAATCCACCCTGAGCCAGAAGAACAG AAAACCATTGGATGTGAAGTTGTACGAAAGAGATCTAGAAGCAGCCATTACACTGTCCTTGCTCAATAATGCAGATGGGATAATGGACCAGCCTCTCATCAGTAAAG GAGATGTCAAGGTTCAGGTTCTGGCAGATGAAAACACAGATCCAGCATCTGTATACCTATCCAACTGCAGTGTGGATTTGACAGTTTTGG gcCTGGATGAAATCACATCAGAGTCACCCGCCCGTTCCAAGGAGAGAAAGGCCGCCACTAAAGCCACTGAGGAGCAGAAGAAACAGCTtacagatgaagatgaagactATAAGCCCAAGCTGACACCAG ATTCAGAAAGTGATGAAGATTTCAGTGAAGCGTCCGAGAGTGAAGATGAGGAATTCACAGTGAGGAAAGTCAGCAAAGCAAAAAAGTTGGAGAAAGTAACCAAGAACGAGAAGACCAAACCGCCTCCCGCCTCTAAAAAGGAAAAGCAACCATCAAAAGCGTCAAAGTCGAAATCACAGGCAGCAG CAGCTCCCACTCCAGGGAGAAGTCCTCCAAcagccaaaattgcccccaagaGGCCTGCTACATCCTCAACAGTTCCTACATCAAGACCTGCAGTATCTGTGAGCCCAGCAGGGGGCAGAATACCAAAGTGGAACCCACCAG cTCAAGTAGGTAAAAGCCCCACGTCATCTGGTCCAGCCGTGAAGTCTCCAGGTCAGGGTCTGCGGCTGGGACTGTCCCGTCTTGTCCGAGTCAAACCTCTTCACCCCAGTGTTGCGAGTCACTGA
- the rad51ap1 gene encoding RAD51-associated protein 1 isoform X2, with translation MDRPSRKTKVVSYAEAKDFDDDEDFACVKAPPSKKPRESVKQEHKKSSSKSSSQESNSQSTLSQKNRKPLDVKLYERDLEAAITLSLLNNADGIMDQPLISKGDVKVQVLADENTDPASVYLSNCSVDLTVLGLDEITSESPARSKERKAATKATEEQKKQLTDEDEDYKPKLTPDSESDEDFSEASESEDEEFTVRKVSKAKKLEKVTKNEKTKPPPASKKEKQPSKASKSKSQAAAPTPGRSPPTAKIAPKRPATSSTVPTSRPAVSVSPAGGRIPKWNPPAQVGKSPTSSGPAVKSPGQGLRLGLSRLVRVKPLHPSVASH, from the exons ATGGACCGACCATCAAG gaagacaAAGGTTGTGAGTTACGCTGAGGCAAAGGACTTTGATGATG ATGAGGATTTTGCCTGCGTGAAGGCTCCACCCAGCAAAAAGCCCAGGGAGAGTGTGAAACAGGAGCACAAGAAATCATCAAGCAAGTCCTCCAGTCAGGAGTCCAACTCACAATCCACCCTGAGCCAGAAGAACAG AAAACCATTGGATGTGAAGTTGTACGAAAGAGATCTAGAAGCAGCCATTACACTGTCCTTGCTCAATAATGCAGATGGGATAATGGACCAGCCTCTCATCAGTAAAG GAGATGTCAAGGTTCAGGTTCTGGCAGATGAAAACACAGATCCAGCATCTGTATACCTATCCAACTGCAGTGTGGATTTGACAGTTTTGG gcCTGGATGAAATCACATCAGAGTCACCCGCCCGTTCCAAGGAGAGAAAGGCCGCCACTAAAGCCACTGAGGAGCAGAAGAAACAGCTtacagatgaagatgaagactATAAGCCCAAGCTGACACCAG ATTCAGAAAGTGATGAAGATTTCAGTGAAGCGTCCGAGAGTGAAGATGAGGAATTCACAGTGAGGAAAGTCAGCAAAGCAAAAAAGTTGGAGAAAGTAACCAAGAACGAGAAGACCAAACCGCCTCCCGCCTCTAAAAAGGAAAAGCAACCATCAAAAGCGTCAAAGTCGAAATCACAGGCAGCAG CTCCCACTCCAGGGAGAAGTCCTCCAAcagccaaaattgcccccaagaGGCCTGCTACATCCTCAACAGTTCCTACATCAAGACCTGCAGTATCTGTGAGCCCAGCAGGGGGCAGAATACCAAAGTGGAACCCACCAG cTCAAGTAGGTAAAAGCCCCACGTCATCTGGTCCAGCCGTGAAGTCTCCAGGTCAGGGTCTGCGGCTGGGACTGTCCCGTCTTGTCCGAGTCAAACCTCTTCACCCCAGTGTTGCGAGTCACTGA